Proteins co-encoded in one Deinococcus radiopugnans ATCC 19172 genomic window:
- a CDS encoding HD-GYP domain-containing protein, with translation MSVSSTPTAAASPGSPEAGVLELTLQLTRLGLNAPDLGSAMIPVLDALVAQTSAEGAGYFQLADQTLAYHARAASGVMPEGPAMDALLAHGLPRELPLISALEASPDILYFQDTDGEPAASGFPELGVCALIAAPIHDRARRLVGALLAHVFQPHDWSPPERHLIDSVTGLLTLLAARLDAEEREHAAHEGALRAMGLSLEARDAETQGHTDRVTALALRLGQRFALEEGDLRALRWGAYLHDIGKVAVPDSILLHDGPLTPEMRARMELHVADGVALAQQLPFLPPATLDVIAGHHERWDGAGYPQRLVGEQIPLLARIFAVCDVYDALTNVRPYKRAWTVSETLAHIQASSGTHFDPQVVDALLNVLADATGLSESA, from the coding sequence ATGAGTGTGTCTTCCACCCCTACGGCAGCGGCATCTCCTGGCTCTCCCGAGGCCGGAGTGCTGGAATTGACCCTGCAGCTCACGCGCCTGGGCCTGAACGCGCCGGATCTGGGCAGCGCCATGATTCCGGTGCTGGACGCGCTGGTGGCCCAGACCTCGGCGGAGGGGGCGGGGTATTTCCAGCTGGCGGACCAGACGCTGGCCTACCACGCCCGCGCTGCCAGCGGCGTGATGCCGGAGGGGCCAGCGATGGACGCCCTGCTGGCGCACGGGTTGCCGCGCGAATTGCCGCTGATCTCGGCCCTGGAAGCCTCGCCCGACATCCTGTATTTCCAGGACACGGACGGCGAGCCTGCCGCCAGCGGATTTCCGGAACTGGGCGTCTGCGCGCTGATCGCCGCGCCGATTCACGACCGCGCCAGGCGGCTGGTGGGCGCCCTGCTGGCCCACGTCTTTCAGCCCCACGACTGGTCCCCGCCCGAACGGCACCTGATCGACAGCGTGACTGGCCTGCTGACCCTGCTGGCCGCCCGCCTGGACGCCGAGGAGCGCGAACACGCCGCCCACGAGGGCGCCTTGCGGGCCATGGGCCTGTCGCTGGAAGCCCGCGACGCCGAGACTCAGGGGCACACCGACCGGGTCACGGCGCTGGCGCTGCGGCTGGGCCAGCGTTTCGCCCTGGAGGAGGGGGACCTGCGGGCGCTGCGCTGGGGCGCGTACCTGCACGACATCGGCAAGGTGGCGGTGCCCGACTCGATCCTGCTGCACGACGGCCCGCTGACACCCGAGATGCGCGCCCGGATGGAACTGCACGTCGCCGACGGCGTGGCTCTGGCGCAGCAACTCCCCTTCCTGCCGCCCGCCACGCTGGACGTGATCGCCGGACACCACGAGCGCTGGGACGGCGCAGGTTACCCGCAGCGGCTGGTCGGCGAGCAGATTCCCCTGCTGGCCCGCATCTTTGCCGTCTGCGACGTCTACGACGCCCTGACCAACGTCCGGCCTTACAAGCGAGCCTGGACGGTCAGCGAGACCCTGGCGCACATTCAGGCCTCCAGCGGCACGCATTTTGATCCGCAGGTGGTGGACGCGCTGCTGAACGTGCTGGCCGACGCGACTGGACTCTCGGAATCCGCCTGA
- a CDS encoding NUDIX hydrolase translates to MNSPETFAIPCVGAIIPRGVGGVRCLLIQERRKPGVGIENGMLEVAAGKVRAYENVFDALRREVAEETGLRLTRIGGEETALTRTVNGYAVMSYTPFCTTQNLSGGYSIILHSFLCEAEGELLAQTDETRNLRWLSLDECRTRLQTRPEEFYPLHINALSLYLGQEKP, encoded by the coding sequence GTGAATTCGCCCGAAACCTTCGCCATCCCCTGCGTCGGCGCAATCATCCCCCGTGGAGTCGGCGGCGTGCGCTGCCTGCTGATTCAGGAGCGCCGCAAGCCGGGCGTGGGCATCGAGAACGGCATGCTGGAAGTGGCGGCGGGCAAGGTGCGCGCCTACGAGAACGTGTTCGACGCCCTGCGCCGCGAGGTGGCCGAGGAAACCGGCCTGCGCCTGACCCGCATCGGGGGCGAGGAAACCGCCTTGACCCGCACCGTGAACGGCTACGCGGTCATGAGCTACACGCCGTTTTGCACCACCCAGAACCTGTCGGGCGGCTATTCGATCATCCTCCACAGCTTTCTCTGCGAGGCCGAGGGCGAGCTGCTCGCGCAGACGGACGAAACGAGAAATCTGCGCTGGCTGTCGCTGGATGAGTGCCGAACCCGCCTGCAAACCCGTCCCGAAGAGTTCTACCCGTTGCACATCAACGCGCTCAGCCTGTATCTGGGCCAGGAGAAGCCATGA
- the glyA gene encoding serine hydroxymethyltransferase: MTTAERPAPVRDDAIFDLIAQEAERQRTGLELIASENFTSAAVREAAGSVLTNKYAEGYPGKRWYGGCEVVDQVELLAIERAKELFGATWANVQPHSGSSANIAVYGALLSSGDTVLGMDLSHGGHLTHGSPVNFSGKNYEIVSYKVSPETELIDMDEVRRLAHEHKPKMIIAGASAYSRIIDFEAFRKIADEVGAILFADIAHIAGLVAAGVHPSPLPHAHIVASTTHKTLRGPRSGLLLSSDPDIAAKMDRSVFPGHQGGPLEHIIAAKAIAFGEALQPDFKAYAQQIVKNAQALAAAFQDKGYRVVSGGTDNHLFLLDLRPQGLNGTKATRALDANHITISKSTLPYDTEKILHGGGIRIGTPAVTTRGMVEADMPKIADLIDRALKGEDVKAEVHAFAGGFPLP, from the coding sequence ATGACCACTGCCGAACGCCCCGCGCCCGTCCGTGACGACGCCATTTTTGACCTGATCGCGCAGGAGGCCGAGCGCCAGCGCACCGGGCTGGAACTGATCGCCTCCGAGAACTTCACCAGCGCCGCCGTGCGCGAGGCGGCAGGCAGCGTGCTGACCAACAAGTACGCCGAGGGTTACCCCGGCAAACGCTGGTACGGCGGCTGCGAAGTGGTGGATCAGGTGGAGCTGCTGGCGATTGAGCGGGCCAAGGAACTGTTCGGCGCCACCTGGGCCAACGTGCAGCCCCACAGCGGCAGCAGCGCCAACATCGCGGTGTACGGCGCGCTGCTGTCGTCCGGCGACACCGTGCTGGGCATGGACTTGTCACACGGCGGCCACCTGACGCACGGCAGCCCGGTGAACTTCAGCGGCAAGAACTACGAGATCGTGAGCTACAAGGTCAGCCCCGAAACCGAACTGATCGACATGGACGAGGTTCGCCGGCTGGCACACGAGCACAAGCCCAAGATGATCATCGCCGGGGCCAGCGCTTACAGCCGCATCATCGACTTCGAGGCGTTCCGCAAAATTGCCGACGAGGTGGGCGCCATCCTGTTCGCCGACATCGCGCACATTGCCGGACTGGTGGCCGCGGGGGTGCATCCCAGCCCGCTGCCGCACGCGCACATCGTCGCCAGCACCACGCACAAGACCCTGCGCGGCCCCCGCAGCGGCCTGCTCCTGAGCAGTGACCCGGACATCGCGGCCAAGATGGATCGCTCGGTGTTCCCCGGCCATCAGGGCGGGCCGCTGGAACACATCATCGCGGCCAAGGCGATTGCCTTCGGTGAGGCGCTGCAACCCGACTTCAAGGCCTACGCCCAGCAGATCGTGAAGAACGCGCAGGCGCTGGCCGCCGCTTTTCAGGACAAGGGCTACCGCGTGGTCTCGGGCGGCACCGACAACCACCTGTTCCTGCTGGATCTGCGCCCGCAGGGGCTGAACGGCACCAAGGCCACGCGGGCGCTGGACGCCAACCACATCACCATCTCCAAGTCCACGCTGCCCTACGACACCGAGAAGATCCTGCACGGCGGCGGCATCCGCATCGGCACGCCCGCCGTGACCACGCGCGGCATGGTGGAGGCCGACATGCCCAAAATCGCCGACCTGATCGACCGGGCGCTGAAAGGCGAGGATGTGAAGGCCGAGGTGCACGCCTTCGCGGGCGGCTTCCCGCTGCCCTGA
- a CDS encoding GTP pyrophosphokinase encodes MIDPLVTTYRAREAQYAALRDAALAHTTRLIGEAGLKIHNITGRLKRADSLADKLRRKPGRYRSLEDVTDLVAVRVITYFESDVAAVSRLLEAHHEINWEHSVDKSMMHDPDRFGYMGVHYVVKVPPEVDQFIPHVTEPPQHYEVQIRSILQHAWAEIEHDLGYKNREAVPREVQRRFYRLAGLLEMADEEFMALDRLSRDYAATLPERVQSEPDSVFIDAQSIKHLLDVSPVRDLDEAVAAALGVPLLTRWPDPERPQRLAALLHYVGVHSVGGLLGELRRNTGGILTFATRLLPRLPEAWLPAGGARPGTGLVNHALLRACANPSLDPQEIITALDMSGVLSTRQMVDVVLDTYAEISGEVKVDARHS; translated from the coding sequence ATGATTGACCCCCTGGTCACCACCTACCGGGCGCGCGAGGCCCAGTACGCCGCCCTGCGTGACGCCGCGCTGGCGCACACCACGCGGTTGATCGGCGAGGCGGGGCTGAAGATTCACAACATCACCGGCCGCCTGAAACGCGCCGACAGCCTGGCCGACAAGCTGCGGCGCAAGCCGGGCCGGTACCGCAGCCTGGAAGACGTGACCGATCTGGTGGCCGTGCGCGTGATCACCTACTTCGAGTCGGACGTGGCCGCCGTGTCCCGGCTGCTCGAAGCCCACCACGAGATCAACTGGGAACATTCGGTGGACAAGAGCATGATGCACGACCCCGACCGCTTCGGGTACATGGGCGTGCATTACGTGGTGAAGGTGCCGCCGGAAGTCGATCAGTTCATCCCCCACGTCACCGAGCCGCCGCAGCACTACGAGGTGCAGATCCGCTCGATCCTGCAGCACGCCTGGGCCGAGATCGAACACGACCTGGGCTACAAGAACCGCGAGGCGGTGCCGCGCGAGGTGCAGCGCCGCTTTTACCGGCTGGCCGGGCTGCTGGAAATGGCCGACGAGGAGTTCATGGCCCTCGACCGGCTGTCGCGCGACTACGCCGCCACCCTGCCCGAACGCGTTCAGTCCGAGCCGGACAGTGTCTTCATCGACGCCCAGAGCATCAAGCACCTGCTGGATGTTTCCCCGGTGCGCGATCTGGACGAGGCGGTGGCCGCCGCGCTGGGCGTGCCGCTGCTGACCCGCTGGCCCGACCCGGAGCGTCCCCAGCGCCTCGCCGCGCTGCTGCACTACGTCGGCGTGCATTCGGTGGGTGGGCTGCTGGGCGAACTGCGGCGCAACACCGGCGGCATCCTGACCTTTGCCACCCGCCTGCTGCCGCGCCTGCCCGAGGCGTGGCTGCCCGCGGGCGGCGCACGCCCCGGTACCGGGCTGGTCAACCACGCCCTGCTGCGCGCCTGCGCCAACCCCAGCCTGGATCCACAGGAGATCATCACTGCGCTGGACATGTCCGGTGTGCTGAGCACCCGCCAGATGGTGGACGTCGTGCTGGA
- a CDS encoding inorganic pyrophosphatase yields the protein MKPDLRPFLGQRVNVVVDRPLGSAHPRHQDIVYGVNSGELPGTVSGDGHPIDAYLLGWPESVEGVWGTVIAVIVRHDDGEDKLVVARDGTHWTDEEIANATRFQERYFHGTLAR from the coding sequence GTGAAACCCGATCTCCGGCCCTTCCTGGGACAGCGGGTGAATGTCGTCGTGGATCGCCCTCTGGGCAGCGCCCACCCGCGCCACCAGGACATCGTCTATGGTGTGAATTCCGGCGAGTTGCCCGGCACGGTCAGCGGCGACGGCCACCCCATCGACGCCTATCTGCTGGGCTGGCCCGAATCCGTAGAGGGGGTCTGGGGCACGGTCATCGCCGTGATTGTTCGTCACGACGACGGGGAGGACAAGCTGGTGGTGGCGCGGGACGGCACACACTGGACGGATGAAGAGATCGCCAACGCCACTCGGTTTCAGGAGCGATATTTCCACGGCACCCTGGCACGCTAG
- a CDS encoding HAD family hydrolase: MFDLDGTLHDRNATARRWLEGHVQRFDLPAAYAARFLVLDDFGYRPKAEVMPLLVREFGLAHPAQALLDDFSAHFMAAPVPMPHAHSVLRALRARGVRLGVVTNGWSEVQTACLNGCGLTELVDDVVISQAVGLSKPDPAIYRLALTRLGADASSTWFVGDSPRNDIMGPQAVGLRAAFLPTGHVLAGERPDATLADLREVLALS; the protein is encoded by the coding sequence CTGTTCGATCTGGACGGCACGCTGCATGACCGGAACGCCACGGCCCGGCGGTGGCTGGAGGGTCATGTCCAGCGGTTTGACCTGCCCGCCGCCTACGCCGCCCGCTTTCTGGTACTCGACGACTTCGGCTACCGGCCCAAGGCCGAGGTGATGCCGCTGCTGGTGCGGGAATTCGGGCTGGCGCATCCAGCCCAGGCGCTCCTCGACGATTTCTCAGCGCACTTTATGGCTGCCCCGGTGCCCATGCCTCACGCCCACTCTGTCCTGCGGGCCTTGCGGGCGCGGGGCGTGCGACTTGGCGTCGTGACCAACGGCTGGTCGGAAGTTCAAACTGCCTGTCTGAACGGTTGCGGCCTGACCGAACTGGTGGACGACGTGGTGATCAGCCAGGCCGTGGGCCTGAGCAAGCCCGATCCGGCCATCTACCGGCTGGCGCTGACGCGGCTGGGCGCGGACGCCTCCAGCACCTGGTTCGTGGGCGACTCGCCGCGCAACGACATCATGGGGCCGCAGGCGGTGGGGTTGCGGGCCGCCTTCCTGCCCACCGGACACGTGCTGGCAGGGGAGAGACCGGACGCTACTCTGGCAGACCTGCGGGAGGTGCTGGCCCTGAGCTGA
- a CDS encoding NAD(P)/FAD-dependent oxidoreductase, producing MTQDYDVVIVGAGPAGLTAALTLGGAERRVLLLDGGPPRNARATAAHNVFTRDGCAPTDLKTLGLRDLRPYDITVRHTPAREARVLEDGFAIRHDGGWARARRLLFASGVRDRLPHIPGLRERWGLTVHHCPYCDGWPNRDARLGVLGSHQEGHHLALNVRAWTEDVCLLTDGPDELTDEQREDLRCVGVPLYRRPIMRVSGKETVTVHFQDGQRLELEGLFLNPTQVQNSTLPAALGCELDAKSRVVVNENGMTSVRGIWAAGDMAGAPQYVANAAASGMTAAVSLNTTLIHEDVRARGAAFHKSPDEDPEVGVA from the coding sequence ATGACGCAGGACTACGACGTGGTGATCGTCGGCGCCGGCCCCGCCGGGCTGACGGCGGCCCTGACGCTGGGCGGCGCGGAGCGGCGGGTGCTGCTGCTGGACGGCGGCCCCCCGCGCAACGCCCGTGCCACGGCGGCGCACAACGTCTTCACGCGCGACGGCTGCGCGCCCACGGACCTCAAAACCCTGGGACTGCGCGATCTGCGGCCCTACGACATCACGGTGCGGCACACGCCGGCCCGCGAGGCGCGCGTTTTGGAGGACGGCTTCGCCATTCGCCATGACGGCGGCTGGGCCAGAGCGCGGCGACTGCTGTTCGCCAGCGGCGTGCGTGACAGATTGCCGCACATTCCCGGTCTGCGCGAGCGCTGGGGCCTGACCGTCCATCACTGCCCGTACTGCGACGGCTGGCCCAACCGCGACGCCCGGCTGGGTGTGCTGGGCAGTCATCAGGAGGGCCACCACCTGGCCCTGAACGTGCGCGCCTGGACTGAGGACGTGTGTCTGCTTACCGACGGCCCCGACGAGTTGACTGACGAGCAGCGCGAGGATCTGCGCTGTGTCGGCGTCCCGCTGTACCGCCGGCCCATTATGCGGGTCAGCGGCAAGGAGACGGTGACCGTGCATTTTCAGGACGGGCAACGGCTGGAACTGGAGGGCCTGTTCCTGAATCCCACCCAGGTCCAGAACAGCACGCTGCCTGCCGCGCTGGGCTGCGAACTGGACGCCAAGAGCCGCGTGGTGGTCAACGAGAATGGCATGACCAGCGTGCGCGGCATCTGGGCCGCCGGAGACATGGCCGGCGCGCCGCAGTACGTCGCCAACGCCGCCGCCAGCGGCATGACAGCCGCCGTCAGCCTGAACACCACCCTGATTCACGAGGACGTGCGGGCGCGGGGCGCGGCCTTCCACAAATCGCCGGATGAGGACCCCGAAGTAGGCGTCGCCTGA
- a CDS encoding SDR family oxidoreductase: protein MSLSDTNRAVTLITGASGGIGSALAHALAGTHELILAGRGGERLAAVCAATGGHPLVLDLTRPETFADALAGLGRVTNVVHNAGVLELGAVAEQDHAVWTHMLAVNTVAPAELTRLLLPLVRQERGTFVFVNSGAGLSANAGWGSYAASKFALKALADALRGEEASNGVRVTSVYPGRTATEMQRKVRGQEGAEYTPQAFIDPQTLAQTIAFVLNAPRDTALTDLTVRPGPQP, encoded by the coding sequence ATGAGTTTGAGCGACACGAATAGAGCCGTCACTTTAATTACCGGCGCGTCCGGCGGCATCGGCAGCGCCCTGGCCCACGCGCTGGCGGGCACCCACGAACTGATTCTGGCCGGACGCGGCGGCGAGCGGCTGGCCGCCGTGTGTGCCGCCACCGGGGGCCACCCGCTGGTTCTCGATCTGACGCGCCCGGAGACCTTCGCGGACGCGCTGGCCGGGCTGGGCCGCGTGACCAACGTGGTTCACAACGCCGGAGTCTTGGAGCTGGGCGCGGTGGCCGAACAGGACCACGCGGTCTGGACGCACATGCTGGCGGTCAACACGGTGGCGCCCGCCGAACTGACGCGGCTGTTGCTGCCTCTGGTGAGGCAGGAGCGCGGCACCTTCGTCTTCGTCAACAGCGGCGCGGGCCTCAGCGCGAATGCGGGCTGGGGCAGCTACGCGGCCAGCAAGTTCGCCCTGAAAGCGCTGGCCGACGCGCTGCGCGGCGAGGAAGCTTCGAACGGCGTGCGGGTGACCTCGGTGTATCCGGGCCGTACCGCCACGGAAATGCAGCGCAAGGTACGAGGCCAGGAGGGCGCCGAGTACACGCCGCAGGCCTTTATCGATCCGCAGACGCTGGCCCAGACCATCGCCTTCGTCCTGAACGCGCCGCGTGATACCGCCCTGACGGACCTGACGGTGCGCCCCGGTCCCCAGCCATGA
- a CDS encoding N-acetylmuramoyl-L-alanine amidase family protein has protein sequence MRSRRVLLALAVSSLLSATLAAPNVFVAYPEAGHRVAYGHVILEGSVTPGAALTVDGQPVNVGADGLFMEWWPLRPGTNDLRLVARQGGQSGVTTLKVIRTVSSAIPARPSAIDAASVQPREVREFWDPAGDSPAERSIELSFQGSPGGRAAYRLGQTAPAPMREGPAGTYRATFVVPTGAQFRQAIFTFTLTGKDGKTVTAVAPGRLSTGGGVRLGMQNAGSVLGLGLNQSTFTVTDLAGAALLYPRDGMTFALVGRQGEDVRARLAPGQSALITAEQLELAPGAVALAAGGAITLDDSSMPELPAGPVLAESPQDLPTLPPGGPLPVAAPPVLAVPKRGPGAALPVPAAGLRLRLPLGGARLPFRLEQEEGGKRLVVTLYGSLAQPLTGPEGGDPLLGGVEIRPLALGVTRVALNLNAAQAWGFTANYDGPDLVVTVRRPPTLDPARPLEGRTITLDPGHGGSQNGGAGSLRVPEKGLVLPIALRAAELLRGLGATVTLTRSADLTLGLYERGLMAEASASDLLVSIHANALPDGRDPRGVRGPEVYFTHPQAAALAGSILGQLRARLPELGPGAGLKPGTDLALTRPTTQISLLVETAYLTDAGNLRTLSSPEGRERFAGAIATGIAEFYAAQVER, from the coding sequence ATGCGTTCCCGCCGCGTCCTGCTCGCTCTCGCCGTGTCCTCGCTGCTGTCTGCCACACTGGCCGCCCCGAACGTGTTTGTCGCCTATCCGGAGGCGGGCCACCGCGTCGCCTACGGCCACGTCATTCTGGAGGGCAGCGTCACGCCCGGCGCGGCCCTGACGGTGGACGGCCAGCCCGTGAACGTCGGCGCGGATGGGCTGTTCATGGAGTGGTGGCCGTTGAGGCCCGGCACCAATGACCTGCGGCTGGTGGCGCGTCAGGGGGGGCAGTCGGGCGTGACCACCCTGAAGGTCATTCGCACCGTTTCCAGCGCGATTCCGGCGCGGCCCAGCGCCATCGACGCCGCGAGTGTCCAGCCCAGGGAGGTGCGCGAGTTCTGGGATCCCGCCGGGGACTCGCCCGCCGAACGCAGTATCGAGCTGAGCTTCCAGGGGTCGCCGGGGGGCCGTGCCGCCTATCGGCTGGGCCAGACCGCGCCCGCCCCCATGCGCGAGGGACCAGCCGGGACGTACCGCGCCACCTTTGTGGTGCCCACCGGGGCGCAGTTCAGGCAGGCCATCTTCACCTTTACCCTGACGGGCAAGGACGGCAAGACGGTGACGGCGGTGGCCCCCGGACGCCTCAGCACGGGCGGCGGGGTGCGGCTGGGCATGCAGAACGCCGGCAGCGTGCTGGGGTTGGGTCTGAACCAGTCCACCTTCACCGTGACCGATCTGGCCGGCGCGGCCCTGCTGTACCCGCGAGACGGCATGACCTTTGCGCTGGTGGGCCGTCAGGGCGAGGACGTGCGCGCCCGCCTGGCCCCCGGCCAGAGTGCCCTGATCACGGCGGAGCAGTTGGAGCTTGCCCCCGGAGCGGTGGCGCTGGCGGCAGGCGGGGCCATTACGTTGGACGATTCGTCCATGCCTGAACTGCCCGCCGGGCCTGTCCTTGCCGAGTCCCCTCAAGACCTGCCGACGCTCCCGCCCGGCGGGCCTCTGCCCGTTGCCGCCCCGCCGGTGCTGGCTGTCCCCAAACGCGGCCCGGGAGCGGCCCTTCCTGTGCCTGCCGCTGGCCTGCGGCTTCGCCTGCCGCTGGGCGGCGCGCGGCTGCCCTTCCGACTGGAGCAGGAAGAGGGGGGAAAACGGCTGGTCGTCACCCTCTATGGCTCCCTCGCGCAGCCGCTGACCGGGCCGGAGGGCGGTGATCCGCTGCTGGGCGGGGTGGAGATCCGCCCGCTGGCCCTGGGCGTGACACGGGTGGCCCTGAACCTCAACGCCGCGCAAGCCTGGGGCTTCACCGCCAACTACGACGGCCCCGATCTGGTGGTCACTGTTCGCCGTCCGCCGACACTGGATCCGGCGCGTCCGCTGGAGGGGCGCACCATCACCCTCGATCCGGGGCACGGCGGCAGCCAGAACGGCGGGGCAGGCAGCCTGCGGGTGCCGGAAAAGGGACTGGTGCTGCCCATCGCCCTGCGCGCCGCCGAGCTGCTGCGCGGGCTGGGGGCCACCGTCACCCTGACCCGCAGCGCCGACTTGACGCTGGGCCTGTACGAGCGTGGCCTCATGGCCGAGGCTTCCGCGTCCGATCTGCTGGTGTCCATCCACGCCAACGCCCTGCCCGATGGGCGTGACCCGCGTGGCGTGCGCGGCCCGGAAGTGTACTTTACCCACCCGCAGGCGGCGGCGCTGGCGGGCAGCATCCTGGGTCAGTTGCGCGCCCGGTTGCCGGAACTTGGCCCCGGCGCGGGCCTGAAACCCGGCACGGATCTGGCCCTGACCCGCCCCACCACGCAGATCAGCCTGCTGGTGGAAACCGCCTACCTGACCGACGCGGGCAACCTGCGAACCCTGAGCAGTCCAGAGGGCCGCGAGCGTTTCGCCGGGGCCATTGCCACTGGGATTGCCGAGTTCTACGCGGCACAGGTGGAGCGGTAG
- a CDS encoding NUDIX hydrolase codes for MRPRAVGILLNDQAQVLLMLRNKAGRAYATLPGGGIESGETPAEACARELLEEVNLVVAVGEEVLTLDNLDNHEHYFRVSHVSGEMRLGDGPEGIRNSAENSYMPQWVNVSELDAVNLVPEQAREVVRALAQIAG; via the coding sequence ATGAGACCCCGCGCCGTCGGTATCCTCCTCAACGATCAAGCTCAAGTCCTCCTTATGCTGCGGAACAAGGCGGGCCGCGCCTACGCCACCCTGCCTGGCGGCGGCATTGAATCCGGCGAAACTCCTGCCGAAGCCTGCGCCCGCGAGCTGCTGGAAGAGGTCAATCTGGTGGTGGCGGTGGGCGAGGAAGTCCTCACGCTGGACAATCTGGACAACCACGAACACTATTTCCGCGTGTCCCACGTCTCCGGCGAGATGCGCCTGGGCGATGGCCCTGAGGGCATCCGTAACAGCGCCGAGAACTCGTACATGCCCCAGTGGGTGAATGTGTCCGAGCTGGACGCCGTGAATCTGGTGCCGGAGCAGGCGCGCGAGGTGGTTCGGGCACTCGCACAAATCGCTGGCTGA
- the pheS gene encoding phenylalanine--tRNA ligase subunit alpha has product MTENHQQEALDAIAQAETLDGLQAVKTKYVGKSGLVTKELGALGKLPPEERKARGAQINAVRQAIDAALTTREATLKRAALDARLASEAIDVTLPGLPLPAGGLHPINRVYDDLTRIYERLGYAVIEGPEVEDEHHNFEALNVPWYHPARDLQDTFWLEDGRLLRTHTSPMQIRYMVDHEPPLKIVVRGKVYRYEATDATHEAMFHQLEGLVVGDGISMADLKGTIAEMARGLYGPSAKVRFQPSYYPFTEPGADFAVWWENPRGESKWLELGGCGMVHPNVFKAVDDLREAEGKPRVYEGKTGFAFGLGPERIAMLKYGIPDIRYFYANDPRVLGQFRGELG; this is encoded by the coding sequence ATGACAGAGAACCATCAGCAGGAAGCACTGGACGCCATCGCGCAGGCGGAGACATTGGACGGTTTGCAGGCCGTCAAGACGAAATACGTGGGCAAAAGCGGACTGGTCACCAAGGAACTGGGCGCGCTGGGCAAACTGCCGCCTGAGGAGCGCAAGGCACGCGGCGCGCAGATCAACGCCGTGCGGCAGGCCATCGACGCCGCGCTGACCACGCGCGAGGCCACCCTCAAACGCGCCGCGCTGGATGCCCGCCTCGCCAGTGAGGCCATCGACGTGACCCTCCCCGGTTTGCCGCTGCCCGCTGGCGGCCTGCACCCCATCAACCGCGTGTACGACGACTTGACCCGCATCTACGAGCGGCTGGGCTACGCGGTGATCGAGGGGCCGGAAGTGGAGGACGAACACCACAACTTCGAGGCCCTGAACGTGCCGTGGTATCACCCCGCGCGTGACCTTCAGGACACCTTCTGGCTGGAGGATGGCCGCCTGCTGCGGACGCACACCAGCCCCATGCAGATTCGCTACATGGTGGATCACGAGCCGCCGCTGAAGATCGTGGTGCGCGGCAAGGTCTACCGCTACGAGGCCACCGACGCCACCCACGAGGCCATGTTTCACCAGTTGGAGGGTCTGGTGGTGGGCGACGGCATCAGCATGGCCGACTTGAAAGGCACCATCGCCGAGATGGCACGCGGGCTGTACGGGCCGAGCGCGAAGGTGCGGTTCCAGCCCAGCTATTACCCCTTCACCGAACCCGGCGCGGATTTCGCGGTGTGGTGGGAGAACCCGCGCGGCGAGAGCAAATGGCTGGAGCTGGGCGGCTGCGGCATGGTTCACCCCAACGTCTTCAAGGCCGTGGACGACTTGCGCGAGGCCGAGGGCAAGCCGCGCGTCTACGAGGGCAAAACCGGCTTCGCTTTCGGGCTGGGGCCAGAGCGGATCGCCATGCTCAAGTACGGCATCCCGGACATCCGCTACTTCTACGCCAACGATCCGCGCGTGCTGGGGCAGTTCCGGGGGGAGTTGGGATAG